The Magnolia sinica isolate HGM2019 chromosome 9, MsV1, whole genome shotgun sequence genome contains a region encoding:
- the LOC131255177 gene encoding receptor-like protein 33, with the protein MALFFSSKNNPAFLILFFLSSLLFLTTQQCNHHHFSALLHLKNGFLFTDYYTPSLSTLPSWNSNNTDCCSWERITCDGPTGHVISLDLSELHISGRIDFESLFRLRSLQKLNLAYNDFDGSPIPSGFDQLTSLTRLNLSHLSFYGQIPLEISRLTTLVSLDLSRNQYWNGSGFYFLKLENPSIGAVVQNLSNLSELYLDWVDILLQGQTLDLPLPTLRKLSLRSCLPSGSNYSSLSQLRSIYSSLSQLHFLSELDLSRNNLSSAVPNFIGNLSSLTSLLLTECGLHGKFPDSVFQLPNLQIIDTSDNPLVAINLPEFPQNNTLQRLILSYTGLSGKLPDSLGNLKFLTELDLSNCNLSGSLPSSLLNLTKLQSLHLSFNKLSGPIPSSYGNELLNLKVISLGNNLLNGTIPSSLLSLPSLQMLVLRGNQLSGQLGEFHNASSSQLEYIDLGHNNFSGVVELGLFQNLKNLHYLDLSDNNWSVQYGSGNSTFVSIPQFESLLLRSCNISTFPNFLRNQEGLRELDLSYNKISGEIPKWIWEVGNGSLSYLNLSHNVLQGIVPSPHLLLISHLSDLDISSNKLEGSLPIPPPSTYFFSVSNNSLGGEIPGLVCNATSLTVLDLSHNHFIGQIPPCLGEIGDALSMLNLQRNAFNGTLLQTFKEGCNIQTLDLSGNQLEGQIPRSLANCKMLEVLNLGNNQINDTFPSWIEALPLLRVLVLKSNKFHGTIILSQTNQSFPMLQIIDLSSNSFMGALPSNMFENWKAMIDEDKSQSFLHRTLPGPMKMIYYKDTVTVMIKGLDRELIKILSTFTTVDLSNNYFQGDIPKSIGILKSLHLLNMSHNSFTGQIPTSLENLTMLESLDLSQNNISGEIPWQLTKITFLSVLNLSQNHLVGSIPQSKQFFTFTNESFQENPGLCGPPLSKKCKDAEGAPSSAPSTLQSERKYDWELMWIGFGVGYGAGVGMFFWTLALSRKGRREFYIFVDGMLALIFPSMVFSK; encoded by the exons AtggctctcttcttttcttctaaaAACAACCCAGCATTTCTCATTCTCTTCTTTTTAtcatctcttctctttctcactaCCCAACAATGCAACCATCATCACTTCTCTGCTTTACTCCACCTCAAGAACGGTTTTCTCTTCACTGATTATTACACCCCCTCCCTCTCTACTCTCCCCTCTTGGAATTCAAACAATACCGATTGCTGCTCTTGGGAACGCATCACGTGCGATGGACCCACTGGTCACGTGATCAGCCTCGACCTCAGTGAGCTCCATATCTCTGGCCGGATTGATTTTGAAAGCCTCTTTCGTCTTCGGAGCCTGCAGAAGCTCAACCTCGCTTACAATGATTTTGATGGCTCTCCAATCCCATctgggtttgaccagctcaccaGTTTGACCCGTCTCAACCTCTCTCACTTATCCTTTTACGGCCAAATCCCACTGGAAATCTCCCGCTTGACCACTTTGGTTTCTCTCGATCTTTCTCGCAATCAATATTGGAATGGTTCTGGATTTTATTTCctgaaactcgaaaacccaagcaTTGGAGCAGTcgtccaaaacctgtccaatctgAGTGAACTCTATCTGGACTGGGTAGACATCTTACTGCAGGGCCAGACCTTAGATTTGCCACTCCCTACTCTCCGCAAGTTGAGCTTACGATCTTGTCTTCCTTCCGGCTCCAActattcttccctttcacagctcc GTTCCAtctattcttccctttcacagctccatttcttatctgaactcgatCTCAGTCGAAAcaatctctcctctgcagtgcccaATTTCATAGGCAACTTATCCTCCTTGACATCCCTGCTCCTTACAGAGTGTGGATTGCATGGAAAATTCCCTGACAGTGTTTTCCAGCTGCCAAATCTACAAATCATCGACACATCAGacaatccacttgtagctatcaatttGCCGGAGTTCCCTCAAAACAATACTCTACAGCGATTGATCCTTTCATACACTGGATTATCAGGAAAGTTACCAGATTCTCTCGGTAATCTCAAATTCTTGACTGAATTAGACCTCAGCAATTGCAACTTGTCAGGATCATTACCATCCTCACTTTTGAACCTTACCAAACTGCAATCTCTGCATCTTTCATTCAATAAATTGAGCGGCCCAATTCCTTCTTCATATGGAAACGAGCTTCTGAATCTCAAAGTGATCAGCTTAGGGAATAATTTGCTTAATGggaccattccatcatcattgcTTTCACTCCCATCCTTACAAATGTTGGTTCTCAGAGGTAACCAACTTAGCGGTCAACTTGGGGAGTTTCACAATGCCTCTTCTTCACAGCTGGAGTACATCGATTTGGGTCACAATAATTTCAGTGGTGTTGTGGAGCTAGGCTTATTTCAAAACCTCAAAAACCTTCACTATCTGGACCTTTCAGATAACAACTGGTCAGTCCAATATGGCAGTGGTAATTCCACATTTGTTTCCATCCCCCAGTTTGAATCTTTGTTGTTACGTTCTTGCAACATCAGCACATTTCCAAATTTCTTGAGAAATCAAGAGGGGTTGAGGGAATTGGACCTTTCCTATAATAAAATTAGTGGTGAAATACCCAAATGGATATGGGAGGTTGGCAATGGGTCTTTATCCTATTTAAATCTTTCTCACAATGTTCTGCAGGGAATAGTACCATCTCCCCATCTTTTGTTGATCAGTCACTTGAGTGATCTGGACATTAGCTCCAACAAGCTAGAAGGCTCACTTCCTATCCCACCACCTTCCACCTATTTCTTTTCAGTTTCAAACAATAGCCTTGGTGGTGAAATCCCTGGATTAGTTTGCAATGCAACATCCCTAACAGTCCTTGATTTATCTCACAATCACTTCATTGGTCAGATTCCACCATGTTTGGGTGAGATTGGTGATGCCCTGTCTATGTTGAATCTTCAAAGAAATGCTTTCAATGGCACCTTACTTCAAACATTTAAAGAGGGATGCAACATACAAACGCTTGATCTCAGTGGGAATCAATTGGAGGGCCAAATACCAAGGTCTTTGGCCAACTGCAAAATGTTGGAGGTATTAAACCttggaaacaatcaaataaatGACACCTTTCCATCATGGATAGAAGCTTTGCCCCTTTTACGCGTTCTTGTCTTAAAATCCAACAAATTTCATGGCACCATTATACTTTCACAAACAAATCAAAGCTTCCCAATGTTGCAGATCATTGACCTCTCTTCTAATAGTTTCATGGGTGCTTTGCCATCAAATATGTTTGAGAATTGGAAGGCAATGATAGATGAGGATAAATCTCAATCTTTCCTTCATAGAACCCTACCTGGACCAATGAAAATGATATACTATAAAGACACGGTGACAGTAATGATCAAAGGACTAGATAGGGAACTCATCAAGATCCTATCCACCTTCACAACAGTTGATCTCTCAAACAACTATTTTCAAGGGGATATTCCAAAATCTATAGGGATTCTCAAGTCGCTACATCTACTCAATATGTCGCACAACAGTTTCACAGGccaaattccaacatcacttgagAATCTAACGATGCTGGAGTCATTGGATCTCTCACAAAACAATATCTCAGGAGAGATACCTTGGCAATTGACGAAGATAACATTCCTCTCGGTATTAAACCTTTCACAGAACCACCTTGTGGGAAGCATACCACAAAGTAAACAGTTTTTTACATTCACAAATGAATCATTTCAAGAAAATCCAGGATTGTGTGGACCTCCACTATCAAAGAAATGCAAAGATGCCGAGGGTGCACCATCGTCCGCTCCATCAACACTGCAATCTGAAAGGAAATATGATTGGGAACTAATGTGGATAGGATTTGGAGTTGGATATGGAGCAGGTGTGGGGATGTTTTTCTGGACTCTAGCACTTTCGAGGAAGGGAAGGAGAGAATTTTATATATTTGTTGATGGAATGCTTGCTTTGATTTTTCCTTCCATGGTGTTTTCTAAATAG